In the Sarcophilus harrisii chromosome 1, mSarHar1.11, whole genome shotgun sequence genome, one interval contains:
- the LOC100915922 gene encoding guanine nucleotide-binding protein subunit alpha-14 → MIREVEVDKVSMLPRKQVEAIKKLWDDPGIQECYDRRREYQLSDSAKYYLSDIDRIAMPSFVPTQQDVLRVRVPTTGIIEYPFDLENIIFRMVDVGGQRSERRKWIHCFESVTSIIFLVALSEYDQVLAECDNENRMEESKALFKTIITYPWFLNSSVILFLNKKDLLEEKIMYSHLISYFPEYTGPKQDVKAARDFILKLYQDQNPDKEKVIYSHFTCATDTENIRFVFAAVKDTILQLNLREFNLV, encoded by the exons ATGATTAGAGAAGTAGAAGTAGACAAAGTGTCCATGTTGCCCAGGAAACAAGTGGAAGCAATCAAAAAACTATGGGATGACCCTGGAATCCAGGAGTGTTATGATCGAAGAAGAGAATACCAACTCTCGGATTCAGCTAAATA TTACCTGAGTGATATTGACCGGATTGCCATGCCATCATTTGTGCCAACACAACAAGATGTTCTTCGTGTCCGAGTGCCCACAACTGGAATTATTGAATATCCCTTTGATTTAGAAAATATCATCTTTCG GATGGTGGATGTTGGAGGCCAGAGGTCTGAGAGACGGAAATGGATCCACTGCTTTGAAAGTGTCAcctccatcattttcttagtAGCTCTGAGTGAATATGATCAAGTCCTGGCTGAATGTGACAATGAG AATCGCATGGAAGAGAGCAAAGccttatttaaaaccatcatcacTTACCCATGGTTCCTGAATTCATCAGTGATTTTGTTCTTAAACAAAAAAGATCTTTTAGAGGAGAAAATCATGTACTCCCATCTTATCAGCTATTTTCCAGAATACACAG GACCTAAACAGGATGTCAAAGCTGCCAGAGACTTCATCTTGAAGCTTTATCAAGACCAGAATCCAGACAAAGAGAAAGTTATCTATTCCCACTTCACATGTGCAACAGATACAGAAAACATCCGCTTTGTGTTCGCAGCAGTCAAAGACACTATTCTACAGTTAAATCTGAGGGAATTCAATCTTGTTTAA